A single region of the Lotus japonicus ecotype B-129 chromosome 4, LjGifu_v1.2 genome encodes:
- the LOC130713220 gene encoding uncharacterized protein LOC130713220 codes for MEKGSTAMATWNRIASMFEDNQNSRAVALDQDFISTRMEDFPNVSAYCQRLKHISDQLRNVGAPVSDHRLVLQLVSGLTEPFRGVATLIRQSEPLPPFLKVRSMLILEESGLARMSGPASQTALHTSASRPPASVDSSQQRPTYRSDQGHSNHRYGSGQDRNYQGGSGKPRKKGGSRYPGSSGSSGSSAASPPPWRPPPQASWNPWGWAPPPGWAPSPWGMPPCPYPTSQWSRPMGVPQQPGVLGPRPQAYTATASPAPTDIAVAMHTMSLTPPDTTWYMDTGASSHTAASQETDSW; via the exons ATGGAGAAAGGTTCTACTGCTATGGCTACTTGGAACCGTATCGCTTCTATGTTTGAGGACAATCAGAACTCCCGTGCTGTCGCCCTCGACCAGGATTTCATCTCCACTCGCATGGAGGATTTTCCTAATGTTTCGGCCTATTGTCAACGTCTGAAACATATCTCTGATCAGTTGAGGAATGTTGGTGCCCCTGTTAGTGATCATCGTCTTGTTCTCCAGTTGGTCTCTGGTCTCACTGAGCCTTTCCGTGGTGTTGCCACCCTGATCCGTCAGAGTGAGCCTTTGCCTCCTTTCCTCAAGGTCCGCTCCATGTTGATTCTAGAGGAATCTGGTCTCGCCAGGATGTCAGGTCCGGCCTCTCAGACTGCTTTGCACACCTCTGCTTCCCGTCCACCGGCCTCCGTTGACTCCTCTCAGCAGCGCCCCACCTACCGCAGCGATCAGGGCCACTCCAACCATCGTTATGGGTCAGGGCAAGATCGCAATTATCAGGGTGGTTCTGGTAAACCTAGGAAGAAAGGTGGCTCCCGTTATCCTGGATCATCTGGCTCCTCTGGTTCCTCTGCTGCATCTCCTCCACCCTGGCGCCCACCACCGCAGGCATCCTGGAATCCATGGGGTTGGGCTCCTCCCCCTGGTTGGGCTCCTTCCCCTTGGGGCATGCCTCCTTGTCCTTACCCCACATCTCAGTGGTCGCGTCCCATGGGTGTTCCGCAGCAACCCGGCGTTTTAGGTCCGCGTCCTCAGGCCTACACCGCTACTGCTTCTCCAGCACCCACTGATATCGCTGTTGCCATGCACACCATGTCCTTGACTCCTCCAGACACCACGTGGTACATGGACACTGGCGCCTCGTCCCATACTGCGGCATCTCAAG AAACTGATAGTTGGTAG
- the LOC130710140 gene encoding putative inactive cadmium/zinc-transporting ATPase HMA3 isoform X1, producing the protein MASQEKKKLQKSYFDVLGLCCSSEVPLIEGILKPLEGIKEVSVIVPSRTVIVVHDGLIISQLQIVKALNQARLEANARVYGNEKHQKRWPSPYSIASGLLLLLSFLKYVYSPLKFLALGAVAAGIFPIILKSFASLRNARLDINILMIIAVIGTIAMNDYLEAATIVFLFSIAEWLETRASYKANAVMSSLMNITPQKAVIAETGEVVDADEVKVNTIIAVKAGEVIPIDGVVSDGNCEVDEKHLTGESFPVAKQRDSTVWAGTINLNGYISVKTTALAEDCVVAKMAKLVEDAQNSKTSTQRLIDKFAKFYTPAVVVISALVAVIPLVFKVHNEKHWLHFALVILVSACPCAVVLSTPVATFCAYTKAATSGLLIKGGENLETLAKIKTMAFDKTGTITKGEFVVTSFQSLSDDIDLSTLLYWVSSIESKSSHPLAEAMVDYGRSLSIELKPEKVTEFENFPGEGIRGKIDERVLFIGNKKIATRAGSESVPTLQGEDQRGKTTGYIYSEGSPVGFFSLSDACRSGVQEAIAQLKSLGIKTAMLTGDCQSAAMQAQEQLGNALDLVHAELLPEDKVKIISELKTEGPTAMIGDGVNDAPALATADIGISMGISGSALASETGNIILMSNDIRKVPEAIKLAKKARRKVIENIILSVITKAAIVGLAIGGHPIVWAAVLADVGTCLLVILNSMLILKRGHKHGGKCCKTSTQKHVHKNGCGGGNSPHHHHHHGHKNHDHQHKHQHQHQHESHDHCCSDNAKKISQPQKCASKTCSPKSPPCPSNSSLCGSVKHLNTTEGHDQCKGNDEFQESDHCHHGRCDKSQDGVHKHDTESKACLESHNLILNAESYGAVTTNKHSSCSGHKSHGEKHCHTQNVDMVTHDSASICSLSHFNVSCKKESQQSAQHCHVNHHCENLKDHGIQHKKSGCDSDSEKHGTGEISIDIADEPVASKHGCLSLKEEIKASSCCEDRSATCHKLLAEFGCEGLSEREVSACCRNEGTSKESPESSIVQHACISLDKREVGGCCKSYMKECCAKHGHGHSGAGFVGGLSEIITE; encoded by the exons ATGGCTTCccaggagaagaagaagctgcagaAAAGCTACTTCGATGTTTTGGGTTTGTGTTGTTCTTCTGAGGTGCCGCTTATTGAGGGCATCCTGAAACCTCTGGAAGGAATCAAAGAGGTTTCTGTCATCGTACCATCACGAACCGTCATCGTTGTTCATGACGGTCTCATCATTTCTCAGCTCCAGATTG TTAAGGCTCTGAATCAAGCAAGGCTAGAAGCGAATGCTAGAGTGTATGGGAATGAAAAGCACCAAAAGAGATGGCCAAGTCCATATTCAATTGCTTCTGGGTTGCTACTTTTGCTTTCGTTTCTCAAGTATGTTTATTCTCCACTGAAATTTCTGGCACTTGGAGCAGTTGCTGCGGGCATATTCCCAATTATCTTAAAATCTTTTGCTTCACTTCGGAACGCAAGACTTGACATCAACATTCTCATGATTATAGCAG TGATTGGCACAATTGCTATGAATGATTATTTGGAAGCCGCCACCATTGTTTTCCTATTCTCAATTGCAGAATGGCTAGAAACAAGGGCAAGCTACAAG GCAAATGCAGTAATGTCATCACTGATGAACATAACTCCTCAAAAAGCAGTCATAGCTGAAACAGGAGAAGTTGTGGATGCCGATGAAGTGAaagttaacaccatcattgCAGTTAAAGCAGGGGAGGTGATACCCATTGATGGGGTTGTTTCAGATGGAAACTGTGAAGTTGATGAAAAACATTTGACTGGGGAATCATTCCCAGTAGCCAAGCAAAGGGATTCTACTGTCTGGGCTGGCACCATCAATTTAAATG GCTATATTAGTGTGAAAACCACTGCATTGGCTGAAGATTGTGTGGTTGCTAAAATGGCAAAGCTTGTGGAAGATGCTCAGAACAGTAAAACCAGCACTCAGAGATTGATTGACAAGTTTGCCAAGTTTTATACCCCAG CTGTGGTAGTCATATCAGCTCTTGTAGCTGTAATTCCATTAGTGTTTAAAGTGCATAATGAGAAGCACTGGCTTCATTTTGCACTAGTGATCTTAGTGAGTGCATGCCCATGTGCAGTTGTACTTTCAACACCAGTTGCAACTTTTTGTGCCTACACTAAAGCAGCTACATCGGGTCTTCTCATCAAAGGGGGTGAAAATCTTGAGACACTTGCCAAAATTAAGACCATGGCTTTTGACAAAACTGGCACTATAACAAAGGGTGAATTTGTGGTGACAAGTTTTCAATCCCTTTCAGATGACATTGATTTGAGCACATTGCTTTACTG GGTGTCAAGCATTGAGAGCAAGTCAAGTCATCCATTGGCGGAAGCAATGGTTGATTATGGAAGGTCTCTCTCTATTGAACTAAAGCCAGAAAAGGTGACtgaatttgaaaattttccTGGAGAAGGAATCAGAGGGAAAATTGATGAGAGAGTTCTTTTCATTGGTAACAAAAAAATTGCCACAAGAGCAGGGTCTGAATCAG TTCCGACCTTACAAGGTGAAGATCAAAGAGGAAAGACCACTGGGTACATATACTCTGAAGGGAGCCCAGTTGGATTTTTTTCTCTATCCGATGCTTGCCGATCAGGGGTTCAGGAAGCAATAGCGCAGCTTAAGTCATTGGGAATCAAAACCGCTATGCTCACCGGGGATTGTCAATCAGCCGCAATGCAAGCACAGGAGCAG CTTGGAAATGCTCTGGATTTAGTCCATGCAGAACTTTTGCCAGAGGACAAGGTGAAAATCATCTCAGAGTTAAAAACTGAAGGCCCAACAGCCATGATTGGAGATGGTGTTAATGACGCGCCTGCATTGGCTACAGCTGATATAGGAATCTCAATGGGAATTTCAGGTTCTGCACTGGCAAGTGAGACAGGCAACATAATTCTCATGTCAAATGACATTAGGAAGGTACCAGAAGCCATTAAGCTTGCAAAAAAAGCTCGGAGGAAAGTGATCGAAAATATTATCTTGTCGGTCATTACTAAGGCTGCGATTGTTGGTTTGGCCATTGGTGGTCATCCAATTGTTTGGGCAGCAGTTCTTGCTGATGTTGGAACATGTCTCTTGGTCATCTTAAACAGCATGTTAATTCTGAAGAGAGGACATAAGCATGGAGGAAAATGTTGTAAAACTTCAACTCAGAAACATGTCCACAAAAATGGATGTGGTGGTGGCAATTCccctcatcatcaccatcatcacggGCATAAGAACCATGATCACCAGCATAAACACCAACATCAGCATCAACATGAAAGCCATGATCATTGTTGCTCAGACAATGCAAAAAAGATATCTCAGCCTCAGAAGTGTGCCTCCAAGACATGCTCCCCTAAGAGTCCACCCTGCCCTTCAAATTCAAGTTTATGTGGAAGTGTTAAGCATCTTAATACCACGGAGGGTCATGATCAATGTAAGGGAAATGATGAATTCCAGGAATCAGATCACTGCCATCATGGAAGATGTGACAAGAGTCAAGATGGAGTCCATAAGCATGATACCGAAAGCAAGGCTTGTTTGGAGTCACACAATTTGATCCTAAATGCAGAAAGTTATGGTGCAGTTACAACAAACAAGCATAGTAGTTGTTCAGGACACAAGTCCCATGGGGAAAAACACTGCCACACCCAAAATGTTGACATGGTTACTCATGATAGTGCTTCAATTTGTTCTCTTAGCCATTTCAATGTCTCTTGTAAAAAAGAAAGCCAACAGTCTGCTCAACATTGTCACGTGAACCATCATTGTGAAAATCTGAAAGACCATGGCATTCAGCATAAAAAATCAGGTTGTGATTCTGATTCTGAGAAGCATGGGACTGGTGAAATATCCATTGACATCGCTGATGAGCCTGTTGCCTCCAAGCATGGTTGTTTAAGTTTGAAAGAGGAAATAAAAGCTTCTTCTTGTTGTGAAGACCGCTCGGCTACATGTCACAAATTGCTTGCTGAATTTGGCTGTGAGGGTTTAAGTGAGAGAGAAGTCAGTGCTTGTTGCAGAAATGAAGGCACTTCGAAAGAGTCCCCGGAATCCTCTATTGTGCAGCATGCTTGTATTAGTTTGGACAAGAGAGAAGTTGGTGGATGTTGCAAGAGCTACATGAAAGAATGCTGTGCCAAACATGGACATGGACACTCAGGGGCTGGTTTTGTAGGAGGCTTATCAGAAATTATTACAGAATAG
- the LOC130710140 gene encoding cadmium/zinc-transporting ATPase HMA3-like isoform X2, with protein MASQEKKKLQKSYFDVLGLCCSSEVPLIEGILKPLEGIKEVSVIVPSRTVIVVHDGLIISQLQIVKALNQARLEANARVYGNEKHQKRWPSPYSIASGLLLLLSFLKYVYSPLKFLALGAVAAGIFPIILKSFASLRNARLDINILMIIAVIGTIAMNDYLEAATIVFLFSIAEWLETRASYKANAVMSSLMNITPQKAVIAETGEVVDADEVKVNTIIAVKAGEVIPIDGVVSDGNCEVDEKHLTGESFPVAKQRDSTVWAGTINLNGYISVKTTALAEDCVVAKMAKLVEDAQNSKTSTQRLIDKFAKFYTPVVLSTPVATFCAYTKAATSGLLIKGGENLETLAKIKTMAFDKTGTITKGEFVVTSFQSLSDDIDLSTLLYWVSSIESKSSHPLAEAMVDYGRSLSIELKPEKVTEFENFPGEGIRGKIDERVLFIGNKKIATRAGSESVPTLQGEDQRGKTTGYIYSEGSPVGFFSLSDACRSGVQEAIAQLKSLGIKTAMLTGDCQSAAMQAQEQLGNALDLVHAELLPEDKVKIISELKTEGPTAMIGDGVNDAPALATADIGISMGISGSALASETGNIILMSNDIRKVPEAIKLAKKARRKVIENIILSVITKAAIVGLAIGGHPIVWAAVLADVGTCLLVILNSMLILKRGHKHGGKCCKTSTQKHVHKNGCGGGNSPHHHHHHGHKNHDHQHKHQHQHQHESHDHCCSDNAKKISQPQKCASKTCSPKSPPCPSNSSLCGSVKHLNTTEGHDQCKGNDEFQESDHCHHGRCDKSQDGVHKHDTESKACLESHNLILNAESYGAVTTNKHSSCSGHKSHGEKHCHTQNVDMVTHDSASICSLSHFNVSCKKESQQSAQHCHVNHHCENLKDHGIQHKKSGCDSDSEKHGTGEISIDIADEPVASKHGCLSLKEEIKASSCCEDRSATCHKLLAEFGCEGLSEREVSACCRNEGTSKESPESSIVQHACISLDKREVGGCCKSYMKECCAKHGHGHSGAGFVGGLSEIITE; from the exons ATGGCTTCccaggagaagaagaagctgcagaAAAGCTACTTCGATGTTTTGGGTTTGTGTTGTTCTTCTGAGGTGCCGCTTATTGAGGGCATCCTGAAACCTCTGGAAGGAATCAAAGAGGTTTCTGTCATCGTACCATCACGAACCGTCATCGTTGTTCATGACGGTCTCATCATTTCTCAGCTCCAGATTG TTAAGGCTCTGAATCAAGCAAGGCTAGAAGCGAATGCTAGAGTGTATGGGAATGAAAAGCACCAAAAGAGATGGCCAAGTCCATATTCAATTGCTTCTGGGTTGCTACTTTTGCTTTCGTTTCTCAAGTATGTTTATTCTCCACTGAAATTTCTGGCACTTGGAGCAGTTGCTGCGGGCATATTCCCAATTATCTTAAAATCTTTTGCTTCACTTCGGAACGCAAGACTTGACATCAACATTCTCATGATTATAGCAG TGATTGGCACAATTGCTATGAATGATTATTTGGAAGCCGCCACCATTGTTTTCCTATTCTCAATTGCAGAATGGCTAGAAACAAGGGCAAGCTACAAG GCAAATGCAGTAATGTCATCACTGATGAACATAACTCCTCAAAAAGCAGTCATAGCTGAAACAGGAGAAGTTGTGGATGCCGATGAAGTGAaagttaacaccatcattgCAGTTAAAGCAGGGGAGGTGATACCCATTGATGGGGTTGTTTCAGATGGAAACTGTGAAGTTGATGAAAAACATTTGACTGGGGAATCATTCCCAGTAGCCAAGCAAAGGGATTCTACTGTCTGGGCTGGCACCATCAATTTAAATG GCTATATTAGTGTGAAAACCACTGCATTGGCTGAAGATTGTGTGGTTGCTAAAATGGCAAAGCTTGTGGAAGATGCTCAGAACAGTAAAACCAGCACTCAGAGATTGATTGACAAGTTTGCCAAGTTTTATACCCCAG TTGTACTTTCAACACCAGTTGCAACTTTTTGTGCCTACACTAAAGCAGCTACATCGGGTCTTCTCATCAAAGGGGGTGAAAATCTTGAGACACTTGCCAAAATTAAGACCATGGCTTTTGACAAAACTGGCACTATAACAAAGGGTGAATTTGTGGTGACAAGTTTTCAATCCCTTTCAGATGACATTGATTTGAGCACATTGCTTTACTG GGTGTCAAGCATTGAGAGCAAGTCAAGTCATCCATTGGCGGAAGCAATGGTTGATTATGGAAGGTCTCTCTCTATTGAACTAAAGCCAGAAAAGGTGACtgaatttgaaaattttccTGGAGAAGGAATCAGAGGGAAAATTGATGAGAGAGTTCTTTTCATTGGTAACAAAAAAATTGCCACAAGAGCAGGGTCTGAATCAG TTCCGACCTTACAAGGTGAAGATCAAAGAGGAAAGACCACTGGGTACATATACTCTGAAGGGAGCCCAGTTGGATTTTTTTCTCTATCCGATGCTTGCCGATCAGGGGTTCAGGAAGCAATAGCGCAGCTTAAGTCATTGGGAATCAAAACCGCTATGCTCACCGGGGATTGTCAATCAGCCGCAATGCAAGCACAGGAGCAG CTTGGAAATGCTCTGGATTTAGTCCATGCAGAACTTTTGCCAGAGGACAAGGTGAAAATCATCTCAGAGTTAAAAACTGAAGGCCCAACAGCCATGATTGGAGATGGTGTTAATGACGCGCCTGCATTGGCTACAGCTGATATAGGAATCTCAATGGGAATTTCAGGTTCTGCACTGGCAAGTGAGACAGGCAACATAATTCTCATGTCAAATGACATTAGGAAGGTACCAGAAGCCATTAAGCTTGCAAAAAAAGCTCGGAGGAAAGTGATCGAAAATATTATCTTGTCGGTCATTACTAAGGCTGCGATTGTTGGTTTGGCCATTGGTGGTCATCCAATTGTTTGGGCAGCAGTTCTTGCTGATGTTGGAACATGTCTCTTGGTCATCTTAAACAGCATGTTAATTCTGAAGAGAGGACATAAGCATGGAGGAAAATGTTGTAAAACTTCAACTCAGAAACATGTCCACAAAAATGGATGTGGTGGTGGCAATTCccctcatcatcaccatcatcacggGCATAAGAACCATGATCACCAGCATAAACACCAACATCAGCATCAACATGAAAGCCATGATCATTGTTGCTCAGACAATGCAAAAAAGATATCTCAGCCTCAGAAGTGTGCCTCCAAGACATGCTCCCCTAAGAGTCCACCCTGCCCTTCAAATTCAAGTTTATGTGGAAGTGTTAAGCATCTTAATACCACGGAGGGTCATGATCAATGTAAGGGAAATGATGAATTCCAGGAATCAGATCACTGCCATCATGGAAGATGTGACAAGAGTCAAGATGGAGTCCATAAGCATGATACCGAAAGCAAGGCTTGTTTGGAGTCACACAATTTGATCCTAAATGCAGAAAGTTATGGTGCAGTTACAACAAACAAGCATAGTAGTTGTTCAGGACACAAGTCCCATGGGGAAAAACACTGCCACACCCAAAATGTTGACATGGTTACTCATGATAGTGCTTCAATTTGTTCTCTTAGCCATTTCAATGTCTCTTGTAAAAAAGAAAGCCAACAGTCTGCTCAACATTGTCACGTGAACCATCATTGTGAAAATCTGAAAGACCATGGCATTCAGCATAAAAAATCAGGTTGTGATTCTGATTCTGAGAAGCATGGGACTGGTGAAATATCCATTGACATCGCTGATGAGCCTGTTGCCTCCAAGCATGGTTGTTTAAGTTTGAAAGAGGAAATAAAAGCTTCTTCTTGTTGTGAAGACCGCTCGGCTACATGTCACAAATTGCTTGCTGAATTTGGCTGTGAGGGTTTAAGTGAGAGAGAAGTCAGTGCTTGTTGCAGAAATGAAGGCACTTCGAAAGAGTCCCCGGAATCCTCTATTGTGCAGCATGCTTGTATTAGTTTGGACAAGAGAGAAGTTGGTGGATGTTGCAAGAGCTACATGAAAGAATGCTGTGCCAAACATGGACATGGACACTCAGGGGCTGGTTTTGTAGGAGGCTTATCAGAAATTATTACAGAATAG